From Paenibacillus graminis:
TACGGCCGATTCCAGAACAAACAGCGGGAGCATCAGCCGCAGCAGCACAGCCTTGAGCATCCCCCGGTACACGGGGGCCGTTCCGGCCAGCGGGATGGTCTTATAAACCCAGGCTCCCTTATAGCTTGAAGAATAACGAAGCATTTGCACTACAGTCAGCAGCAGCAGCGCACAAAGATAAATAAACAGATACGCTTTGGATTCTGTGTTCAATGATGGACCGCTGGTCCACACCTGGTTGAATATGAAGATGAACGGCAGTATTAATGATAAGCCTACGGTCGGGTAAACCTTTAGTTTGAAATCACGTTCATTTCTCATCATGGACCAGGTAAACCGGAAGAACATCGCCTCTGACTTATTCCGGCACAACAGCCCAGACAACAGACCGGGGTATCGGCTCTTATCCTTGCCGGCAGCTCCCTGCTCCGCCAGCTTCTGCAGGCTCCGCTCGAACAGCGGCATCAGCTTGATATAAGCAAGCAGCAGCACCAGCGGGATGATGACAGACAGCGCAGCCAGCACGTTGAAATCCACCCCGCGGCCCCCTCCCGCCAGCACCTCAAACGGAGCGGCAAACCACACAGGCGCAATGACATATTGCCACCAGGCGGGCTGGAAGGAGCCTGTCATATCAGTCATATCGAAGAGGCGCGGAACCAGCTGGTACCCTACAGCAATTCCGACAGATAAAATAATCTGTACATAGTTGATGATATCCTTAAGCTTTTCCCCGTCGAAGACCCTTAGAATCAGCAAGTAGAGCAGGGCGGTAATCACTAGAATAAAACAATCCATCAGCAGAATCTCCACCGCATAGACCAGGAAGAACAGCACCCCCTGCTTGAATAAGGCAACAAGCAGAGAAGGACCCGTAAAGGTCAACGTTAGCGTAACCAGGTAGATCAGGACATGGAGGCTCTTGGCCATATTAAGAGTCCGGCGGTCTACCGGCTTGGAGAACAGAATGTTCTTGTCCCGCAGATCCAGCATGACCGACGAGAAGTCGGAAATCAGAGTGGTTGTGATCATGAACATGACGACCGCAAACAGCACACTCATATTCAGCATGTAGTTGCTCCCGGGTACAACGAAGAGAATCAGCATCAGGCCAAGCAATAGATAGATCCACTGTACCCGCAGCGGCGAGCCCTCACTTCCCTGACTGCCCTTCTGTGTTCCAAGCACTGTCGGTGTCCGCCTTCCGTCCATCGTAAGCTTTACCTGCAGAATGCTGCGCAGCATCTTATAATCCACTCCGGCCCTCCGGAATCCGCCCTGCAGCCGGTCAAGCAGCTTCAATACCCAAAAGTCATTCATGCGGAGCACCTTCTCCAAGTACAGCAACAAACTCCCCGGCAATATCCCGGTACTTGTCAAACCCGGTCAGCTGATTAAAAATATCCTCCAGTGAACCTTCCCTGTTCTGTTCCTGAAGCTGTGCGAAGGTCCCGTCTGCCACAATGTCCCCGTTATTGATCAGGATGATCCGGCTGCTGATCTTCTCCACGACATCCATGATATGCGAGGAATAAAAGATCGTTTTGCCCTGTGCCGCAAGTGAAGCGAAAATCTCCTTCACCACCATAACACTGTTGGCATCGAGGCCGCTGAGCGGCTCATCAAGGAACAGAATGTCGGGATCATGCAGCATGCTTGAGATCAGCAGCACCTTCTGCTTCATCCCCTTGGAGTAGGAAGCGATGCGCATATCGTAGGCTTTTTTCAAATTAAGCAGGTCCATCAGCCGTTCGGCCTTGGCATCAGCTTCGGTCCGCTTCATACCGTACAGCTCGCCAATGAATGTCAGATACTCCCGGGCGGTCAGGCTGTCATAGAGCTCTGCAATCTCGGGCACATAGCCGATCCTCCGTTTGTAGGCGGCATTGCCGTCAGCGATGTCCCGGCCAAAAATCCGGACCGTACCTGTGTAGCCTTCCACCAGCCCCAGCATAATTTTTACCGTAGTGCTCTTGCCTGCCCCATTCGGGCCAATGTAGCCGATAATCTGCCCCCTGTATACTTCGAGGTCTATGCCCCGCAGCACCATCCGGTCGCTGTAATTCATCCATAGTCCTGAAATCGAAATGACCGGTTCTTCTGTAAGTCCCATAACCTGCTCCCCTTTCTGAAATCCGCTAGGCAATTCCATATATATGAAATTACAAATTCAACTCCCATTCT
This genomic window contains:
- a CDS encoding ABC transporter ATP-binding protein, which gives rise to MGLTEEPVISISGLWMNYSDRMVLRGIDLEVYRGQIIGYIGPNGAGKSTTVKIMLGLVEGYTGTVRIFGRDIADGNAAYKRRIGYVPEIAELYDSLTAREYLTFIGELYGMKRTEADAKAERLMDLLNLKKAYDMRIASYSKGMKQKVLLISSMLHDPDILFLDEPLSGLDANSVMVVKEIFASLAAQGKTIFYSSHIMDVVEKISSRIILINNGDIVADGTFAQLQEQNREGSLEDIFNQLTGFDKYRDIAGEFVAVLGEGAPHE